The Achromobacter deleyi genome has a window encoding:
- the hemA gene encoding glutamyl-tRNA reductase, whose amino-acid sequence MSVAVLAFGLNHTSAPVSVRERVSMPVDLVKPALEGLRSAFGGSVREAAILSTCNRTEIYCAADGHVADQLPAWLAEHNRLDAGTLRPHLYRHHQDDAVRHAFRVASGLDSMVLGETQIVGQMKDAVRAAGEAGSLGTLLHQMFQRTFSVAKEVRSQTAIGAQSVSMAAAAVRLAERVFGNLDQARTLFIGAGEMIELCATHFAAQRPRSMVVANRTAERAEILANRFSASTMKLSDLTDRLSEFDVIVSCTASSLPILGLGMVERATRLRRHRPMVMIDLAVPRDIEPEVGRLDDVYLYSVDDLGRLVQTGTDARRAAVVQAEAIIETRVQGFMHWMQSREVVPVIRDLHQAAEDVRAAELERARRLLARGESPEAVLEQLAHGLTQKYLHGPLSALNRSEGDDRKQLLAWMPRLFPGRDSRR is encoded by the coding sequence ATGTCGGTAGCTGTCCTTGCCTTCGGTCTGAATCACACGTCCGCGCCGGTTTCGGTCCGCGAACGCGTGTCCATGCCCGTCGATCTGGTCAAGCCCGCGCTGGAAGGCCTGCGTTCGGCGTTTGGCGGCTCGGTCCGCGAAGCCGCCATCCTGTCCACCTGTAATCGCACCGAGATCTACTGCGCGGCCGACGGCCACGTGGCCGATCAGTTGCCCGCCTGGCTGGCTGAACACAACCGCCTGGACGCTGGCACGCTGCGCCCGCACCTTTATCGCCATCATCAGGACGACGCCGTCCGCCACGCCTTCCGCGTGGCCAGCGGCCTGGATTCCATGGTGCTCGGCGAAACCCAGATCGTGGGCCAGATGAAGGACGCCGTGCGCGCCGCCGGCGAAGCCGGGTCGCTCGGCACCTTGCTGCATCAGATGTTCCAGCGCACCTTCTCGGTGGCCAAGGAAGTGCGGTCGCAGACCGCCATCGGTGCGCAGTCGGTGTCCATGGCCGCCGCCGCCGTGCGCCTGGCCGAACGCGTGTTCGGCAATCTGGACCAGGCCCGCACGCTGTTCATCGGCGCGGGCGAAATGATCGAATTGTGCGCCACGCACTTTGCCGCGCAACGTCCGCGCAGCATGGTGGTGGCCAACCGCACGGCCGAACGCGCCGAGATCCTGGCCAACCGGTTCTCGGCCAGCACCATGAAGCTGTCGGACCTGACGGATCGCTTGTCCGAGTTCGACGTCATCGTCTCCTGTACGGCAAGCTCCCTGCCCATCCTCGGCCTGGGGATGGTGGAGCGGGCCACGCGCCTGCGCCGTCACCGCCCGATGGTCATGATCGACCTGGCCGTGCCGCGCGACATCGAACCCGAAGTCGGCCGCCTGGACGACGTCTACCTGTATTCCGTGGACGACCTGGGCCGCCTGGTGCAGACCGGCACCGACGCTCGCCGCGCCGCGGTGGTGCAGGCCGAAGCCATCATCGAAACCCGCGTCCAGGGCTTCATGCACTGGATGCAGTCCCGCGAAGTGGTGCCCGTCATCCGCGACCTGCACCAGGCCGCCGAGGACGTTCGCGCCGCCGAGCTGGAACGCGCCCGCCGCCTGCTGGCGCGGGGCGAATCGCCCGAGGCCGTGCTCGAGCAACTGGCTCACGGCCTGACTCAAAAGTACCTGCACGGTCCGCTGTCGGCGCTCAACCGCAGCGAAGGCGACGACCGCAAGCAACTGCTTGCCTGGATGCCGCGCCTCTTCCCCGGCCGCGACTCCCGCCGTTAG
- the grxD gene encoding Grx4 family monothiol glutaredoxin, giving the protein MSDVQEFIRETVTQHPVVLFMKGTAQFPQCGFSGKAIQILKGCGVKKLVTVNVLEDDEVRQGIKEFSNWPTIPQLYVAGEFIGGSDIMNEMNESGELKTLLEQSGATA; this is encoded by the coding sequence ATGAGCGACGTTCAAGAATTCATCCGCGAAACCGTGACCCAGCACCCCGTCGTGCTGTTCATGAAGGGCACCGCCCAGTTCCCGCAATGCGGCTTTTCCGGCAAGGCCATTCAGATCCTGAAGGGCTGTGGCGTGAAGAAGCTGGTCACCGTCAATGTGCTGGAGGACGACGAAGTCCGCCAGGGCATCAAGGAATTCTCCAATTGGCCCACCATTCCGCAGCTGTACGTGGCGGGCGAGTTCATCGGCGGTTCGGACATCATGAATGAAATGAACGAGTCCGGCGAGCTGAAGACGCTGCTGGAGCAATCCGGCGCCACGGCCTGA
- the prmC gene encoding peptide chain release factor N(5)-glutamine methyltransferase, with the protein MTSPQLKSLLLDTRLPRLEVRMLLEHVLAKPRAWLLAHDTDPLAPEVAAAYEALALRRVAGEPMAYLLGRREFMGHAFRVTPDVLIPRPDTEVLVETALECVAGVAGPAVLDLGTGSGAIAISIALARRDARVMASDVSAAALAVAAGNAWDLAASVRFVEGSWYEAVPAGEGFDLIVSNPPYVASDDPHLDQGDLRFEPRGALTDGAGGLEDLARIVQGASGHLKPGGALWMEHGWDQAQAVRDLLSAAGFEDVHSRQDLAGIERISGGRRSAGRSGVR; encoded by the coding sequence ATGACTTCCCCCCAGCTCAAAAGCCTGCTGCTCGACACCCGGCTGCCGCGCCTGGAAGTGCGCATGCTGCTGGAGCACGTGCTGGCCAAACCGCGCGCGTGGCTGCTGGCGCATGACACCGACCCGCTGGCGCCCGAGGTCGCGGCGGCATACGAGGCCCTGGCGCTGCGGCGCGTCGCCGGCGAGCCCATGGCCTATCTGCTGGGCCGGCGCGAGTTCATGGGCCACGCGTTCCGCGTGACGCCCGACGTGCTGATCCCGCGCCCGGACACCGAGGTGCTGGTCGAGACCGCGCTGGAATGCGTGGCCGGCGTGGCGGGGCCCGCCGTGCTGGACCTGGGCACGGGCAGCGGGGCGATCGCCATTTCGATCGCCCTGGCGCGCCGCGATGCGCGGGTGATGGCGTCCGACGTCAGCGCCGCCGCGCTTGCGGTGGCGGCTGGCAACGCCTGGGATCTGGCCGCATCGGTGCGGTTCGTGGAAGGCAGCTGGTACGAGGCCGTGCCCGCGGGCGAAGGCTTCGACCTGATCGTGTCCAACCCGCCCTACGTCGCCAGCGACGATCCGCACCTGGACCAGGGCGATCTGCGCTTTGAGCCGCGCGGCGCGCTGACCGACGGCGCGGGCGGACTGGAAGACCTGGCCCGAATCGTCCAGGGCGCCAGCGGCCACCTGAAGCCGGGCGGCGCCCTGTGGATGGAACACGGCTGGGACCAGGCGCAGGCGGTGCGGGATCTGCTGTCGGCGGCCGGGTTCGAAGACGTGCACAGCCGCCAGGACCTGGCGGGCATCGAGCGGATCTCCGGCGGCCGGCGATCCGCCGGCCGGTCGGGCGTTCGCTGA
- a CDS encoding UbiX family flavin prenyltransferase: MRRLVIGITGATGALYAVRMLQALRGVDDVETHLVVSASGVLNIKHELDVSRHDIYALADHVHSVRDVGATLASGAFQTAGMVIVPCSMRTLAAVAHGLSDNLITRAADVTLKERRRLVLMVRETPFNLAHLRNMTAVTEMGGIVFPPLPAFYHRPASIEEMVDHTVARVLELFDIVVPGPHWEGT; the protein is encoded by the coding sequence ATGAGGCGACTGGTCATCGGCATCACGGGCGCCACTGGCGCGCTCTACGCGGTGCGCATGTTGCAGGCGCTGCGCGGCGTTGACGATGTCGAGACGCATCTGGTGGTGTCGGCATCCGGCGTGCTGAACATCAAGCACGAGCTGGATGTCAGCCGTCACGACATCTACGCGCTGGCGGATCACGTCCACAGCGTGCGCGACGTGGGCGCCACGCTTGCCAGCGGCGCGTTCCAGACCGCCGGCATGGTGATCGTGCCGTGTTCCATGCGCACGCTGGCCGCCGTGGCCCACGGCCTGTCGGATAACCTCATCACCCGCGCCGCCGACGTGACGCTCAAGGAGCGCCGGCGCCTGGTGCTGATGGTGCGCGAAACCCCGTTCAATCTGGCTCACCTGCGCAACATGACGGCGGTGACCGAAATGGGCGGCATCGTGTTTCCGCCGCTGCCGGCGTTCTATCACCGGCCGGCCTCCATCGAAGAGATGGTGGACCACACCGTGGCGCGCGTGCTGGAGCTTTTCGATATCGTCGTGCCCGGCCCGCACTGGGAAGGCACGTAG
- the prfA gene encoding peptide chain release factor 1 has product MKSSMRSRLEHLCHRLIEVDALLAEPETASDMDRFRKLSRERAELEPVVEAFTAFARTEEDLAAAQEMLSDPEMKSMAEDEIKSGRGKLESLESALQLLLLPRDPNDGRSVFLEIRAGTGGDESALFSGDLLRMYTRYAEQRGWRVELMSESASELGGYKEVIARIDGDGAYGRLKFESGAHRVQRVPATEAQGRIHTSACTVAIMAEADAMSEIVINTNDLRIDTFRASGAGGQHINKTDSAVRITHLPTGLVVECQDDRSQHRNKDKAMQVLAARLKDKETRERQSKEAAERKSLIGTGDRSERIRTYNYPQGRVTDHRINLTLYKLQQIMEGDLEELTGALIAEHQAEQLAALGDDI; this is encoded by the coding sequence ATGAAATCTTCCATGCGCAGCCGGCTGGAGCATTTGTGCCATCGCCTGATCGAGGTTGACGCGCTGCTCGCCGAACCGGAAACCGCGTCCGATATGGACCGCTTCCGCAAGCTCTCGCGCGAACGCGCCGAGCTGGAACCCGTGGTCGAGGCGTTCACCGCCTTCGCCCGCACCGAGGAAGACCTGGCGGCCGCCCAGGAGATGCTGTCCGATCCCGAAATGAAGTCCATGGCCGAGGACGAGATCAAGTCGGGACGCGGCAAGCTGGAATCGCTGGAATCGGCGCTGCAGCTGTTGCTGCTGCCGCGCGATCCCAATGACGGGCGCAGCGTGTTCCTGGAAATCCGCGCCGGCACCGGCGGCGACGAAAGCGCGCTGTTTTCCGGCGATCTGCTGCGCATGTACACGCGCTACGCGGAGCAGCGCGGCTGGCGCGTGGAGCTGATGTCGGAAAGCGCGTCGGAACTGGGCGGCTACAAGGAAGTGATTGCGCGCATCGATGGCGACGGCGCCTATGGCCGCCTGAAGTTCGAGTCGGGGGCGCACCGCGTGCAGCGCGTGCCCGCCACCGAAGCGCAGGGCCGCATCCACACCTCGGCATGCACCGTGGCCATCATGGCGGAAGCCGATGCGATGTCGGAAATCGTCATCAACACGAACGATCTGCGCATCGACACCTTCCGCGCCAGCGGCGCGGGCGGCCAGCACATCAACAAGACCGACTCGGCCGTGCGCATCACCCACTTGCCGACCGGATTGGTGGTGGAGTGCCAGGACGACCGTTCGCAGCACCGCAACAAGGACAAGGCCATGCAGGTGCTGGCCGCGCGCCTGAAGGACAAGGAAACGCGCGAGCGCCAGAGCAAGGAAGCCGCCGAGCGCAAGAGCCTGATCGGCACCGGCGACCGTTCCGAGCGGATCCGCACCTACAACTACCCGCAGGGCCGGGTGACGGACCATCGCATCAACCTGACGCTGTACAAGCTGCAGCAGATCATGGAAGGCGATCTGGAAGAGCTGACCGGCGCGCTGATCGCCGAGCACCAGGCCGAGCAGCTCGCAGCCCTGGGCGACGACATCTGA